In the Pleuronectes platessa chromosome 8, fPlePla1.1, whole genome shotgun sequence genome, one interval contains:
- the ugl gene encoding malate synthase-like, with amino-acid sequence MSGSVNIEVSPPPSGLEADYETLFTTDALLFLHELISTFDEEVNQCLWLRVARKANLELSGDLPGFLEDTLDIRGDPTWRVLPVPPRLQRRHVDIGDLAPCNSQCFVKALKSPAQGIQVDFDDGNCPTYYNQIKGIHNVFKAVHNQFPDVPHISQAPVLMLRPRAWNMVEHNMMVAGKEAPGPLFDFGLLMFHCGRKLFENKSGPFFYLSKIESFMEARLWNKIFVWTQQKLGLPIGSIKATVLIENILAAFEMEEILYELRDHSAGLNCGVWDYSASFVNKFGHRLAFLLPDRSKYVNIETRFLRSYMDLLIQTCHRRGALATGGMSALLLPQDPLSESHRTVLATVNRLKLIEIKAGVDGFMVYDLNLIEPMQTLFKLHTEGDNQLHQLRNDVTVTPDDLLSIPIGGITLDGLKYNIAVGVLFINAWLSGEGVFFYRGSVEDSATAEISRSQVWQWIRHHSQLEDDSKVVNRQLVTAFLKEVMVELSSLCHSFRDKQRLLTAAEMFLEMVLKRDFPEFITTYLNEDHTFLSCQSTTPAAALDRHVHRSNL; translated from the exons ATGTCC GGCTCAGTCAACATAGAAGTGTCTCCCCCTCCCTCAGGCCTTGAAGCAGATTATGAGACACTCTTCACTACTGatgctctcctcttccttcatGAGCTCATCTCCACATTTGATGAGGAGGTGAATCAG TGTCTGTGGTTACGAGTTGCCAGAAAGGCCAACTTGGAACTGTCAGGTGACCTGCCAGGTTTCTTGGAAGACACCTTAGACATCAGAGGAGACCCGACGTGGAGGGTGCTCCCCGTACCCCCGAGACTCCAGAGAAGACATGTGGATATTGGGGATTTAGCCCCCTGCAATAGTCAATGCTTTGTCAAAGCTCTCAAGTCACCAGCACAAGGCATACAG GTTGATTTTGATGATGGGAACTGCCCTACATACTACAACCAGATCAAAGGCATTCACAATGTTTTTAAAGCAGTGCACAACCAGTTTCCTG ATGTTCCACACATATCTCAGGCTCCTGTGCTAATGCTGCGTCCCCGAGCTTGGAACATGGTGGAGCACAACATGATG gtGGCGGGTAAGGAGGCTCCTGGTCCTCTCTTTGACTTTGGACTTCTCATGTTTCACTGTGGAAGGAAACTGTTCGAAAACAAGAGTGGACCCTTTTTCTACctatcaaaa ATAGAGAGCTTCATGGAAGCCAGACTATGGAACAAGATATTTGTTTGGACGCAACAGAAG ctTGGCCTTCCAATTGGCAGCATTAAAGCAACAGTGCTAATTGAAAACATATTAGCAGCCTTTGAGATGGAGGAGATTCTTTATGAGCTTCGGGACCATTCAGCAGGACTCAACTGTGGCGTCTGGGATTATTCAGCCTCCTTTGTCAATAAGTTTG GACACCGACTGGCCTTCTTGCTGCCTGACCGCAGTAAATACGTCAACATTGAGACGCGCTTCCTGCGTAGCTACATGGACCTGCTGATCCAGACATGTCATCGACGGGGAGCACTGGCCACAGGAGGCATGTCTGCTCTCCTCCTACCTCAGGACCCACTCTCTGAGTCCCACAGGACAGTGTTGGCTACTGTCAACAG ACTGAAGCTGATAGAGATCAAGGCAGGTGTGGATGGTTTCATGGTTTATGATCTGAACCTGATAGAGCCCATGCAGACA CTTTTCAAACTTCACACTGAAGGTGATAATCAACTCCACCAGCTTCGaaatgatgtcactgtgacTCCTGATGATCTACTCTCCATACCTATA GGAGGAATCACCCTTGATGGTTTGAAGTATAACATTGCAGTTGGAGTACTCTTTATTAATGCTTGGCTCTCGG GTGAAGGTGTATTTTTCTACAGAGGCAGTGTCGAAGATTCAGCCACAGCAGAGATTTCCAGATCCCAG gtgtgGCAGTGGATCCGTCATCACTCACAGTTGGAGGATGACAGCAAGGTGGTGAACAGGCAGCTGGTGACTGCCTTCCTAAAGGAGGTCATGGTGGAGCTCAGCAGTCTGTGCCATTCTTTTAG GGATAAGCAGAGGTtactcacagcagcagagatgtTCCTAGAGATGGTCCTCAAGAGAGATTTCCCAGAGTTCATCACCACCTACTTGAATGAGGACCACACCTTTCTCAGCTGTCAGAGCACAACGCCGGCAGCAGCTCTGGATAGACATGTGCACCGTTCCAACCTGTGA